Proteins found in one Cardiocondyla obscurior isolate alpha-2009 linkage group LG03, Cobs3.1, whole genome shotgun sequence genomic segment:
- the Mbc gene encoding dedicator of cytokinesis protein 1 isoform X1: MTWKRIDERAGVAIDNFVYPIPAICLTVGEPVDISAECGDWYYGRSKLKGTYGIFPKSYIHILQKSTITDNLVQEITNVLREWGHYWKHLYVTHSEHFRSMQQQILDAIGFRSKILSGTLTVDELKDMKKLATAKIDTGNQLLGLDMVVRDEHGNIFNPLETSTIQLYYHHKTAAERIRKAYNDTKKKPYKPQVPVYSHIFFVSVRNFVCKMAEDVELLLTLYDGREMKAITENYVVFWSKEGLAKDIDQLHNLRVLFTDLGSRDLTRDKVYLACYVIRIGGMEAKEPDHRRSSVTQANQGKSKNTENMRRPFGVAAMDITLFITGKLEGDVEQHHFIPFVQCCEKDSLDGTLRRIIAQKETNIQKHVNGNIANVTGGQGLWTSLKLLRGDPKQVRDENPHLVLGNVAIARKMGFPEVILPGDVRNDLYLTLISGEFSKGSKSTDKNVEVTVKVCNEHGISIPGVMTLGGGASPIDEYRSVIYYHEDKPRWCETFKIAIPIEEFKQAHLKFTFKHRSSNEAKDKSEKPFALSYVRLMQRNGTTLQDVQHELLVYKLEQKKYEESDISYFKLPSTRGELAELNVEKKPSLGSLTLSSKDSFLIATNICSTKLTQNVDLLGLLNWASHNTGLKESLAALMKVDGEEIVKFLQDVLDALFNILMSNSDSDVYDDVVFECLLYIIGLVSDRKYQHFQPVLDLYISESFSATLAYKKLIAVLRKRIDNVSNGDSQERDLLLKTMKNLQYCMRFIVESRLLFTELNQDEEEFSQTLTDLLRSIVNLMSHETDGTLLVQGACLKYLPTTIPHLLRVYSGKQLSTILTDLLVTLPTGRLTKQKMMTVNDIVHSPVFLNVDCRAILLPRITILVRDLLEAKEEGLSSTPGKSVAKVARLLGENRHRLNQHRGYSEEVELCVKILSDILELTFRKDVGNTVSDVKEIMLTALRTIIQTVISMDRENPLVGNLVSVMLAIFRQMTQHHYEVYINHFGTKIDLLDFLMEILLVFKDLVSRSVFPGDWCEMIMLQNNIILNSLRYFSATIRDYFFTEFEHQAWSNFFHCAIAFLTQPALQLETFTSAKRNRIINRYKDMRRATVFEIRSMWFNLGQHKILFVPTLVGAVLEMALIPDTELRKATIPIFFDMMQCEYYSSRIVEGYGDTKRDPAHIKANFTEYENEMIAKLDILVEGGRGDEQFRMLWSDVMSSLCEKHSTMREQGLRFVDTIARLMERLLQYRDIIHAESQEHRMLCTVNLLEFYSEINRKEMYIRYVNKLCELHLECDNYTEAAYSLKLHSQLLAWSDQPLSPLLISHRYPLCQTHRELKEALYNDIIDYFDKGRMWECALAVCKELVSQYEEETFDYLQLSVLLRRMAKFYDCIVKQLRPEPEYFRVAYYGKGHPAFLQNKVFVYRGKEYERLSDFCTRTLNQLPNAEQMNKLSPPTTEMLESYHQYVQINKVEPLMDEKRHRLSGKPVTAEAVLRYHRVNDVQRFRFSRPAPRKEIATYNEKEKEINTNANISNEFASLWLERTVLVTSYPLPGILRWFPVTSSETYLVSPLRNAIETMEATNTALRDLIIANKSDPSLPLNPLSMKLNGILDPAVMGGVDNYEKAFLNAEYRDNHPEESSDLLKLEGLIAEQIPLLSVGLQLHKTRAPIELAPFHQRLEQCFTSMRTQVEAKYGKRTCDLQIESLTQTVTMRRPPTSRGDNYCVSESNMNNSDCATHYRVSSLTRSQVATFKSLTSFNFNNSTTLNNAQTVNLPRNNSMRSHILSTASLQKALGNPNIQGTYKKKKDAKRRSSRKSNSATITKIDQPTSQWYTTTEISHSSIQQTASSVTSLSNLHSAHVFELRQELTPKRPLRSEAEKERRMSNRWSGQSHYLRSISNGLESSSLGKGNRDSVGTTDSTASEDDPPPPLPIKMREADYCNLPEELSTDRCTVTLNNLNKSSGQLKNKLPTPTDNDVDGHSKPPTPPPKPKRSTHNLNKNILASNNDTLSVEESATI, from the exons atgACATGGAAGCGAATCGACGAACGTGCGGGCGTAG ccattgataattttgtatacCCAATCCCAGCAATATGCTTAACGGTTGGAGAACCTGTAGACATATCTGCAGAATGTGGAGATTGGTATTATGGACGTAGCAAGCTTAAGGGCACATATGGAATTTTTCCAAAGTCATATATACATATCCTACAAAAATCAACAATTACAGATAATTTAGTGCAAGAGATTACTAATGTTTTAAGAGAATGGGGGCATTACTGGAAACATTTATATGTG acaCACTCCGAGCACTTCAGGTCAATGCAGCAACAAATTCTAGATGCAATTGGATTCAGAAGCAAGATTTTAAGTGGAACTTTAACAGTAGACGAATTAAAAGACATGAAAAAATTGGCAACAGCAAAAATAGACACAGGAAATCAATTACTGGGCTTGGATATGGTAGTTCGAGATGAGCatggaaatattttcaatcCATTAGAGACCAGCACTATACAGTTATATTATCATCATAAAACTGCTGCagaaagaataagaaaagCTTACAATGACACCAAGAAAAAACCCTATAAGCCACAAGTACCTGTATACTCACATATCTTCTTTGTCAGTGTGAGAAATTTTGTATGTAAAATGGCAGAGGATGTAGAACTTTTGTTGACTTTATACGACGGCAGAGAGATGAAAGCTATTACAGAGAACTATGTGGTATTTTGGAGCAAAGAGGGACTTGCAAAGGACATTGATCAGTTGCACAATCTTAGAGTATTATTCACGGATCTTGGTTCCAGAGATTTGACAAGAGACAAAGTTTATTTGGCCTGTTATGTAATTAGAATAGGTGGTATGGAAGCCAAAGAACCAGATCATCGTCGGTCGAGTGTTACACAAGCTAATCAAGGCAAATCTAAAAACACAGAAAATATGAGAAGACCATTTGGAGTAGCCGCGATGGATATTACCTTATTTATTACTGGCAAACTTGAAGGTGATGTTGAGCAACATCATTTTATACCTTTTGTACA ATGTTGTGAGAAAGATAGTCTTGATGGCACGTTACGTAGGATTATTgcacagaaagaaacaaatatcCAGAAACACGTCAATGGTAATATTGCTAATGTCACAGGTGGGCAAGGATTATGGACTAGCTTAAAATTATTGAGGGGCGATCCAAaacaa gtACGTGATGAAAATCCACATTTGGTACTCGGTAATGTTGCTATCGCGCGTAAAATGGGATTTCCAGAAGTTATTTTGCCCGGTGACGTACGCAATGATTTGTATTTGACTTTAATTAGTGGTGAATTTAGCAAAGGCTCCAAATCTACAGATAAAAATGTAGAAGTAACG gtCAAAGTATGTAACGAACATGGTATATCAATCCCTGGAGTTATGACATTAGGTGGTGGTGCATCTCCAATTGACGAATACCGTAGCGTAATTTATTATCACGAAGACAAGCCTAGATGGTGCGAAACATTTAAGATTGCCATACCTATAGAAGAATTTAAACAAGCCCACTTAAAGTTTACGTTTAAGCATCGCAGTTCTAACGAAGCAAAAGATAAGTCTGAAAAGCCATTCGCTTTAAGTTATGTTCGATTAATGCAACGCAATGGAACGACTTTACAAGACGTACAGCACGAATTATTGGTTTACAAATTAGAACAGAAGAAATACGAGGAGAGCGATATCTCTTATTTCAAATTACCATCAACGCGTGGAGAATTG gCTGAATtaaatgtggaaaaaaaaCCAAGCTTAGGATCGTTAACATTAAGCAGTAAAGATAGCTTTTTAATAGCAACCAATATTTGCTCAACTAAATTAACCCAAAATGTAGACTTATTAGGGTTACTAAATTGGGCGTCACACAATACAGGTTTAAAAGAATCTTTAGCCGCGTTAATGAAGGTTGACGGAGAGGAAATAGTGAAATTTCTGCAG GATGTTTTAGATGCTTTATTTAACATCCTAATGAGTAATTCGGACAGTGATGTCTATGATGACGTGGTTTTTGAGTGccttttatatattatcgGACTCGTCTCTGATAGAAAGTATCAACACTTTCAACCAGTgttagatttatatatttccgaAAGCTTTTCTGCAACTCTGGcatataagaaattaattgctgtATTGCGTAAGCGTATAGACAACGTCAGCAACGGCGATAGTCAAGAACGAGATTTATTGCttaaaacaatgaaaaatcTGCAATATTGCATGAGATTTATTGTTGAGTCTCGTCTTTTATTTACTGA gttaAATCAGGATGAAGAAGAATTCTCACAGACTTTAACCGATTTATTACGATCTATCGTAAATCTTATGAGTCATGAAACAGATGGTACTCTATTGGTTCAAGGAGCCTGTCTCAAGTATCTACCAACGACAATACCTCATTTATTAAGAGTTTACAGCGGCAAACAATTGAGTACAATTTTAACAGATTTACTCGTGACTCTACCAACAGGTAGATTAACCAAGCAAAAAATGATGACTGTAAATGACATCGTTCACAGTCCGGTTTTCTTAAATGTGGACTGTAGAGCGATTTTATTACCAAGAATTACTATACTTGTGAGAGACTTATTGGAGGCCAAAGAGGAG GGGCTATCGAGTACGCCTGGAAAGAGCGTGGCGAAGGTAGCCAGGCTGCTCGGTGAAAATCGACATCGGCTCAACCAACACCGCGGCTACTCTGAAGAG GTGGAATTATGCGTCAAAATATTATCTGACATCCTGGAATTAACTTTCAGAAAAGATGTAGGTAATACAGTTTCAGATGTCAAGGAAATAATGTTAACAGCCTTACGCACTATTATACAAACAGTTATATCAATGGACAGAGAAAATCCATTAGTTGGAAATTTAGTATCCGTGATGCTGGCAATATTCAg aCAAATGACGCAACATCATTATGAAGTGTACATCAATCATTTTGGAACCAAAATTGATTTACTGGACTTTCTTATGGAGATATTATTAGTCTTTAAAGATTTGGTATCTAGAAGTGTATTCCCAGGAGATTGGTGCGAAATGATTATGCTTCAAAATAACATTATTCTAAATTCCTTAAGATATTTCTCGGCAACGATtagagattatttttttaccgaGTTTGAACATCAAGcatggtcaaatttttttcactgCGCTATTGCGTTTTTGACTCAGCCCGCCTTACAGTTGGAAACATTTACATCAGCGAAACGAAATCGTATTATTAATCGTTACAAAGATATGCGCAG AGCAACTGTGTTCGAAATTAGATCTATGTGGTTCAACTTAGGTCAACACAAAATACTGTTTGTGCCTACTTTAGTTGGTGCCGTACTGGAAATGGCATTAATACCCGATACTGAATTAAGAAAAGCTACTATACCTATTTTTTTCGATATGATGCAATGCGAGTACTACAGTTCGCGTATAGTGGAAGGATATGGGGATACTAAACGTGATCCTGCTCATATCAAAGCTAATTTTACGGAATATGAAAACGAGATGATTGCAAAATTAGACATTCta GTCGAAGGAGGTAGAGGCGATGAACAGTTTCGTATGCTTTGGTCGGACGTTATGAGTTCTTTATGCGAGAAACATTCTACAATGAGAGAGCAAGGCTTACGTTTCGTTGACACTATAGCTAGACTTATGGAACGCTTATTACAATATCGTGATATTATTCACGCAGAATCCCAAGAACATCGTATGCTTTGTACTGTAAATTTATTGGAATTCTATTCTGAAATTAACagaaaagaaatgtatatcag ATACGTAAATAAATTGTGTGAATTACATCTAGAATGCGATAATTATACAGAAGCAGCTTATTCTTTAAAGCTTCACAGTCAGTTATTAGCATGGAGTGATCAACCTTTGTCAccattattaatttcacacAG atatcCGTTATGTCAAACACATCGAGAATTGAAAGAAGCATTGTACAATGATATTATcgattattttgataaaggGAGAATGTGGGAGTGCGCCCTTGCCGTTTGTAAGGAACTAGTTTCGCAATATGAAGAAGAAACATTTGATTATTTGCAACTATCTGTATTATTAAGACGTATGGCAAAATTTTATGATTGTATAGTAAAACAGTTAAGACCTGAACCGGAATATTTCAGAGTTGCGTATTATGGCAAAGGACATCCTGCTTTTCTTCAAAATAAG gTATTTGTTTATCGAGGAAAAGAATACGAACGACTTAGCGATTTTTGCACAAGAACATTGAATCAGTTGCCAAATGCAGAACAAATGAATAAATTGTCTCCACCTACTACAGAAATGTTAGAATCATATCATCAGTACGTACAAATCAATAAGGTAGAACCACTGATGGATGAAAAGAGGCATCGACTGAGTGGTAAACCAGTTACCGCGGAAGCAGTTTTAAG ATATCATCGTGTAAACGATGTCCAACGCTTTAGATTTTCAAGACCTGCTCCAAGAAAGGAGATTGCAACATataatgagaaagaaaaagaaataaatactaACGCTAACATTAGCAACGAGTTTGCTTCATTGTGGTTGGAAAGAACAGTACTTGTGACAAGCTACCCATTACCGGGAATTCTTCGATGGTTTCCTGTGACATCTAGCGAGACATACTTAGTCAGTCCCTTAAGAAATGCGATTGAAACCATGGAAGCTACGAACACGGCGCTGAGGGACCTCATTATTGCTAAcaa AAGTGATCCCAGTCTTCCATTAAACCCTCTGAGCATGAAATTGAACGGCATATTAGATCCAGCTGTTATGGGTGGCGTCGATAACTATGAAAAGGCTTTTCTCAACGCGGAATACAGAGATAATCATCCAGAAGAGAGTTCAGATCTTCTTAAATTAGAAGGACTTATTGCAGAGCAAATTCCTCTACTCAGTGTTGGTCTACAGTTACACAAAACACGAGCACCCATCGAATTAGCACCGTTTCATCAACGTTTAGAGCAGTGCTTTACGTCGATGCGTACTCAAGTAGAAGCTAAATATGGAAAACGG ACCTGCGACTTGCAAATTGAAAGCCTAACGCAAACCGTAACAATGAGAAGACCACCAACTTCGAGAGGAGATAATTACTGTGTGTCCGAatcaaatatgaataattcagA CTGTGCAACTCACTACAGGGTATCCTCACTTACAAGGTCCCAAGTTGCAACGTTCAAGTCGCTTACATCGTTCAATTTTAACAACAGCACAACTCTGAATAATGCTCAAACCGTCAATTTGCCAAG GAATAACTCCATGCGTTCGCATATCTTGTCAACGGCCTCTTTGCAAAAAGCACTGGGAAATCCGAACATACAAGGAACAtacaagaagaagaaagacgcAAAACGTAGAAGTTCACGAAAAAGTAATTCTGCCACAATAACAAAGATCGATCAACCAACCAGCCAGTGGTATACCACAACCGAAATATCTCATAGTTCAATTCAGCAGACAGCGTCGTCTGTCACATCGTTGTCTAATTTACATTCAGCACATGTGTTCGAACTTCGACAAgag CTAACACCAAAACGTCCTCTAAGATCAGAAgctgagaaagaaagaagaatgaGTAATCGTTGGTCTGGCCAATCTCATTATTTAAGAAGCATCAGTAACGGATTGGAATCCAGTAGTTTAGGAAAAGGAAATAGAGATAGCGTCGGTACAACTGACAGCACAGCATCTGAAGACGATCCACCACCACCTTTGCCAATAAAAATGCGCGAAGCCGATTATTGTAATCTTCCGGAGGAGCTGTCTACTGATCGATGCACAGTTACATTGAATAATCTCAATAAGTCTTCGGGACAATTAAAGAACAAATTGCCGACTCCAACTGACAACGATGTAGATGGTCATTCTAAACCACCAACACCACCACCAAAACCGAAGAGATCGACTCATAACTTGAACAAGAATATACTCGCCTCTAACAATGACACTTTATCCGTTGAAGAATCGGCgactatataa